The Pirellulales bacterium region CAAAACCTCATCCCCCTGGCCAATTCACACAAAATGAGTTTATCGCGCCCCGGGGCGGCTGCCAAGGTGCAAAAACGCCCCGTTTCCCCGAAGAAGAAATTCCAGCAACTTCCCAAAACTCTGTTTATTAACTCCCCACGTGTCTGACGCCTGAAAATTAAGAGACCTGTTCGATGGGGCGGGGTTCGCCCGTTGGCGGAGAAAAATCACTATTTTTCGTCGCGGGGGGCTCAAATCGCGGGGCCGTGGGTTCCTGGTAATCGTCACTGCTACGGTAGCCCGAACTACGATTCGCCGCGGGGGTGTCATTGACCGCCGAATTGATCTGCTCCTGGAT contains the following coding sequences:
- a CDS encoding twin-arginine translocase TatA/TatE family subunit, with product MLPNIGSVEMVVIGVIAVLLFGKNLPSVGRSLGRSFVEFKKGLSGIQEQINSAVNDTPAANRSSGYRSSDDYQEPTAPRFEPPATKNSDFSPPTGEPRPIEQVS